In Spinacia oleracea cultivar Varoflay chromosome 5, BTI_SOV_V1, whole genome shotgun sequence, a single window of DNA contains:
- the LOC110798263 gene encoding uncharacterized protein, translating into MANTSENTLSSKPVSRMSQSEMMERARKRLRSNSNAGGQGGQAMPLVPRYSKIGASPETPVVIGGEGFHPLSSSSPPRPFQVSSTAVAATRPPAASAKKRPADKGSVEDTVVTLPPNFLGDGEDAVVWPHADRLILPSTYQRYHEVVPLSVASDAAELSLRASQAALAVRRQCSLLCDELISSKNQVAMAKKAATSWEGKWMASEKKLVDLAAAVKSKDEQLKGKDDQIADASKELERVKGELASTVEEMQGLRILYDALQEEFKDCEALAVWRTRAQMMFSCLKGEVSLWPCQKEVDDYLANGGTLEELSVPVVDADELAMEADTAGTNGADADVAPLAEDVSSVDREGEASMEQGEGDVPVVAPPEVDLADATVNVDMPPISDQVVSTPLPDEHM; encoded by the exons ATGGCTAACACATCAG AGAATACGCTGTCGTCTAAGCCAGTGTCGAGGATGTCACAGAGCGAGATGATGGAACGAGCGAGGAAGCGGTTGAGGTCGAACAGTAATGCTGGTGGGCAGGGTGGTCAGGCGATGCCTCTCGTGCCTCGTTATTCTAAGATAGGTGCGTCGCCTGAGACGCCCGTTGTTATAGGGGGTGAAGGTTTTCATCCTCTATCGTCGTCGTCGCCGCCGAGGCCGTTTCAGGTGTCGTCGACTGCTGTTGCTGCGACTAGGCCCCCTGCTGCGTCGGCCAAGAAGCGTCCTGCTGACAAAGGTTCCGTCGAGGATACTGTTGTCACTCTGCCCCCGAACTTCTTGGGCGACGGTGAAGATGCCGTTGTTTGGCCGCATGCAGACCGTTTGATATTGCCCTCGACGTATCAGCGTTATCATGAGGTCGTACCTCTTTCTGTCGCGTCGGACGCTGCTGAACTAAGCCTGCGG GCGTCACAGGCTGCTTTGGCCGTGCGTAGGCAGTGCTCCTTGCTGTGCGACGAGCTTATCTCCTCGAAGAACCAAGTGGCTATGGCGAAGAAGGCGGCGACTTCTTGGGAAGGTAAGTGGATGGCTTCTGAGAAGAAGTTGGTCGATCTTGCTGCGGCGGTTAAGTCGAAAGACGAACAATTAAAGGGCAAGGACGACCAGATTGCTGACGCGTCGAAGGAGTTGGAAAGGGTAAAGGGGGAGTTGGCGTCGACCGTGGAAGAAATGCAAGGGTTAAGGATTTTATACGACGCTTTGCAGGAGGAGTTTAAGGATTGCGAGGCTTTGGCTGTGTGGAGGACGAGGGCGCAGATGATGTTCTCGTGTTTGAAGGGGGAGGTTAGCCTCTGGCCATGCCAAAAAGAGGTGGATGACTACCTTGCTAATGGTGGTACCCTTGAGGAGTTGTCGGTGCCGGTGGTGGACGCGGATGAGTTGGCGATGGAAGCCGACACTGCTGGTACTAACGGAGCTGATGCCGATGTCGCCCCTCTGGCCGAAGACGTTTCTTCCGTTGATCGAGAGGGTGAAGCGTCCATGGAGCAAGGCGAGGGAGATGTTCCCGTCGTCGCCCCTCCCGAGGTGGACTTGGCAGACGCGACGGTCAATGTTGACATGCCCCCGATATCGGATCAAGTTGTCTCGACCCCTCTTCCAGACGAACATATGTAA